The following are encoded in a window of Verrucomicrobiia bacterium genomic DNA:
- a CDS encoding DUF1080 domain-containing protein, with protein MGGLPVFGASDVAPPFYGDPPDENHPWAVHDRNRPLPPVVTPGTFSTQEQAGKPPSDAIILFDGTDLSKFSDNKGNPVKWVVRDGYMEVTPGSGEIRSREEFGDCQLHIEWCAPTKVEGSGQGRGNSGVFLPGGLEIQVLDNYNNPTYADGTAGAYYGVMPPLVNAVRPPGQWQVYDIVFRRPVYKEGKVVDPGYVTVFLNGVLVQDHTPLEGPGGHMGRSRARPFPEKGPLRLQDHGNPTRFRNIWYRPLPPRPSQGGTDGFLTPEATLAKRKEIAAGIRANAAKAANPADPVPELRLWMESLVYEVEPSALQKVEQMATAYVKSLKALPPEKLQGKRDEARSLRDAFRYLVRAKAITNEFGPKVALEDLIREQGWDKQKK; from the coding sequence TTGGGTGGGCTGCCAGTGTTTGGCGCGAGCGATGTGGCGCCGCCCTTCTACGGCGATCCGCCGGATGAAAATCATCCCTGGGCGGTGCATGACCGCAACCGGCCCCTGCCGCCGGTGGTGACGCCCGGCACCTTTAGCACGCAGGAGCAGGCGGGCAAGCCGCCGTCGGACGCGATCATCCTGTTTGACGGTACGGATCTTTCCAAGTTTTCGGATAACAAGGGCAATCCAGTGAAGTGGGTGGTGCGGGATGGCTACATGGAGGTGACGCCTGGCTCCGGAGAAATTCGTTCCCGCGAAGAATTTGGCGACTGCCAACTGCACATCGAATGGTGCGCCCCCACCAAAGTGGAAGGCTCCGGGCAGGGCCGCGGCAACAGCGGCGTCTTTCTGCCGGGCGGCCTGGAAATCCAGGTGCTGGACAATTACAACAACCCCACTTACGCCGACGGCACGGCTGGCGCGTATTATGGGGTCATGCCCCCTTTAGTTAATGCCGTGCGCCCGCCCGGACAGTGGCAGGTTTATGACATTGTGTTCCGCCGCCCCGTGTACAAGGAGGGCAAGGTGGTGGATCCTGGTTATGTCACCGTGTTTCTCAATGGGGTGTTGGTGCAAGATCATACCCCCCTGGAAGGCCCGGGCGGCCACATGGGACGCTCCCGGGCGCGGCCCTTCCCGGAAAAGGGGCCGCTGCGCCTGCAAGACCACGGAAATCCCACCCGCTTCCGCAATATCTGGTATCGCCCGCTGCCGCCGCGGCCATCGCAGGGTGGCACGGATGGTTTCCTGACCCCCGAGGCCACGCTGGCGAAGCGCAAGGAAATTGCGGCCGGCATCCGCGCCAACGCGGCCAAGGCCGCCAATCCGGCCGACCCGGTTCCGGAATTGCGGTTGTGGATGGAGTCCCTGGTGTATGAAGTGGAGCCGTCCGCCTTGCAAAAGGTGGAGCAGATGGCGACGGCCTATGTGAAGAGTTTGAAGGCCTTGCCGCCGGAAAAGCTGCAGGGCAAGCGCGACGAAGCCCGGAGCCTGCGTGATGCTTTCCGGTATCTGGTGCGGGCCAAAGCTATTACCAATGAGTTCGGGCCCAAAGTGGCGCTGGAGGACCTGATCCGGGAGCAGGGGTGGGACAAACAGAAGAAATAG
- a CDS encoding DUF1080 domain-containing protein: MKTLHLACRKTGLIVMGCLFLVCGLFAAESTDWQSLFDGQTLNGWRASENPGSFKVEAGCIVADGPRAHLFYVGPDGGASFKNFELEFEAKAGALANSGVFFHSRFQEKGFPGAGLEVQIHNARHGEGDYRENKLTGSLYGVRNVYKALVKDEEWFKMAVRVSGKRVQIRVNGTLVVDYLEPTPPFANPERPGRRLGEGTFALQCHDPKSKVWFRGLRVRRLPDAAPPEDIREFAMTEHDRSVLRLGAANYPVVNYHMHLKGGLTLPEALAESRRSGVFYGVAVNCGVGFAITNDAGIDQFLQEMKGQPVFLAMQAEGREWVNMFSPEAVAKFDYVFTDSMTFTDRQGKRMRLWIKEEVGEIRDKQAFMDLLVEKTVEILNREAVDIYVNPTFLPEVLAAEYDTLWTAERMKRVVDAAAANGVAIEINARYKLPSAAFIKMAKAAGCKFTFGTNNGGREVGDLDYCFQMVRDCNLRWQDIWTPKPDGQKPVQRYGKLLR; encoded by the coding sequence ATGAAAACATTGCACCTCGCCTGCCGGAAGACCGGCCTGATTGTCATGGGATGTCTGTTCCTGGTCTGTGGTCTGTTCGCCGCAGAATCAACCGATTGGCAGTCCTTGTTTGACGGACAAACCTTGAATGGCTGGCGGGCCAGTGAAAACCCGGGTTCTTTCAAAGTTGAAGCTGGCTGCATCGTGGCCGATGGCCCGCGTGCACACCTCTTTTATGTCGGCCCGGATGGGGGGGCATCGTTCAAGAACTTCGAGCTGGAATTCGAGGCCAAGGCCGGAGCCCTGGCCAACAGCGGGGTGTTCTTTCACAGCCGTTTTCAAGAGAAAGGTTTTCCAGGCGCCGGCCTGGAGGTGCAAATCCACAACGCCCGCCACGGCGAGGGCGATTACCGCGAGAATAAACTTACCGGCAGCCTTTACGGTGTGCGCAACGTGTACAAGGCCCTGGTAAAAGATGAAGAATGGTTCAAAATGGCCGTCCGGGTCAGCGGCAAACGCGTCCAAATTCGGGTCAATGGCACGCTGGTGGTGGATTATTTGGAGCCTACCCCCCCCTTCGCCAATCCAGAGCGTCCCGGGCGCCGCCTGGGCGAGGGCACTTTTGCCCTTCAATGCCACGATCCCAAAAGCAAAGTGTGGTTTCGCGGTCTTCGCGTGCGGCGCCTGCCCGATGCCGCACCCCCCGAGGACATCCGCGAATTTGCCATGACCGAGCATGACCGCTCGGTGCTGCGGCTGGGCGCGGCCAACTACCCCGTGGTCAACTATCACATGCATCTCAAGGGCGGCCTCACCCTGCCTGAGGCGCTGGCCGAATCGCGTCGCTCGGGGGTCTTTTACGGGGTGGCCGTCAACTGCGGAGTTGGTTTTGCCATCACCAATGACGCTGGCATTGACCAATTCCTCCAGGAAATGAAGGGGCAGCCCGTTTTCCTGGCCATGCAGGCTGAGGGCCGCGAATGGGTGAACATGTTCTCCCCCGAGGCCGTGGCCAAATTTGACTATGTATTCACCGACTCCATGACCTTCACTGACCGGCAGGGCAAACGCATGCGCTTGTGGATCAAGGAGGAAGTGGGTGAAATCCGTGATAAGCAGGCCTTCATGGATTTGTTGGTGGAGAAAACCGTGGAAATTCTAAATCGTGAAGCGGTGGACATTTACGTCAACCCCACGTTCCTGCCCGAGGTTCTGGCCGCAGAATATGACACGCTGTGGACCGCCGAGCGCATGAAACGCGTCGTGGATGCCGCCGCCGCCAATGGCGTGGCCATAGAGATCAACGCCCGGTACAAGCTGCCCAGTGCCGCCTTCATTAAAATGGCCAAAGCCGCCGGGTGTAAATTCACCTTTGGCACCAACAACGGCGGGCGTGAGGTGGGAGATTTGGATTATTGCTTCCAGATGGTGCGCGACTGCAACCTGCGCTGGCAGGATATCTGGACCCCCAAACCTGACGGGCAGAAACCCGTCCAACGCTACGGCAAACTTTTACGATGA
- a CDS encoding PEP/pyruvate-binding domain-containing protein, protein MTTASHPAAAVPPDSHNRDLSFFSTGLPGLDRTLQNLQAGDNVVWQVETVDEYRPFVLPFWEECLRQRRPLVYFRFGRHAELISPGQGGKYLRLRPEDGFEKFVGEILDVIEAEGLGACYVFDMLSDLAADWYSDRMLGNFFRITCPFLYDLKTIAYFGLRKDHHSFHATDPIHNTAQVVLEVHRKRDQLYIHPQKVWQRHSPTMYMLHAWEGQEFKPVTNSAVITEILASVPQPWLDFSVHRLGVWVRTFRQAQATLKAVQQGRKSNAEAQAFFQRLVKMVLTREERFIALAQQYLSLADLIEVMQRMIGTGLIGGKSLGMLLARAVLRQKRPDLWQKLEGHDSFFIGSDVFYTYLVQNGCWWLRRRQKDFEVLLQNAELARQKILEGEFPDFITEQFEEMLEYFGQSPIIVRSSSLLEDNYGNAFSGKYESVFCANQGSPEERLQAFMQAVRTVYASTMSREGLEYRRHHGLLERDEQMALLVQRVSGEMFGTTYFPHLAGVGFSFNPFVWHEDIDPRAGVLRLVFGLGTRAVDRTEDDYTRLVALNVPLKQPDAKGGIARQFTQRRADLLDLAANQLTSREFRELAPQLPASLRDWLASEGQSGEGDWVLNFDPLLAQTPLATDLREMLRTLEEAYDYPVDVEFTVNFLPNGQYRINLLQCRPFQVKIRGEGSRVRIPGHIQPQDVVLESSGPIIGHSLATEVDQIIYVVPRVYSQMSMSQRYSVARTVGRLTHLHAERRPTIMIIGPGRWGTSMPSLGVPVSFAEINTVSVICELALMHEGLIPDISLGTHFFNDLVEMDMLYLAVTPGKEGYRFNEELLLAQTNRLAQLLPSAGALAEAIWVVEGGQNHAQFFLNVDSMSQKALAYREQKAD, encoded by the coding sequence ATGACCACCGCTTCGCATCCGGCAGCCGCCGTCCCCCCCGATTCTCACAACCGTGATTTGAGTTTTTTCTCCACCGGCCTGCCCGGTTTGGACCGGACCCTGCAAAACCTTCAAGCCGGTGACAACGTGGTTTGGCAGGTGGAAACGGTGGATGAGTACCGGCCTTTTGTGCTGCCTTTCTGGGAGGAGTGCCTTCGCCAACGGCGGCCCCTGGTTTATTTTCGCTTTGGACGCCATGCCGAACTGATCTCGCCCGGGCAGGGGGGGAAATACCTGCGGCTGCGTCCGGAAGACGGGTTCGAAAAATTTGTCGGGGAAATTCTGGATGTCATCGAGGCTGAGGGGCTGGGCGCCTGCTACGTGTTTGACATGCTGAGCGACCTGGCGGCGGACTGGTACAGCGACCGCATGCTGGGCAATTTCTTCCGCATCACCTGCCCCTTTTTGTATGACTTGAAGACGATCGCGTATTTCGGCCTGCGCAAGGATCATCATTCCTTTCACGCCACCGATCCCATTCACAACACAGCCCAAGTCGTGCTCGAAGTGCACCGCAAGCGCGACCAGCTTTATATCCACCCGCAAAAGGTGTGGCAGCGGCACTCGCCCACCATGTACATGCTACACGCCTGGGAGGGCCAGGAATTCAAGCCGGTCACAAACAGCGCGGTGATCACGGAAATCCTGGCTAGCGTGCCGCAGCCTTGGCTGGATTTCAGTGTGCATCGTCTGGGGGTCTGGGTGCGCACCTTTCGCCAAGCACAAGCCACCCTGAAGGCCGTGCAGCAAGGCCGCAAATCCAACGCCGAAGCCCAGGCCTTTTTCCAGCGCCTGGTGAAAATGGTGCTGACGCGCGAGGAGCGGTTCATTGCGCTGGCCCAACAATACCTGAGCCTGGCCGATCTCATTGAAGTCATGCAGCGCATGATTGGCACAGGGCTGATCGGCGGCAAATCCCTGGGCATGCTGCTCGCCCGCGCCGTATTGCGCCAAAAACGGCCGGACTTGTGGCAGAAACTCGAAGGTCATGATTCGTTCTTCATCGGCTCCGACGTATTTTACACTTATCTGGTGCAGAACGGCTGCTGGTGGCTGCGACGCCGCCAGAAGGATTTTGAAGTGCTCCTGCAGAACGCCGAACTGGCCCGTCAGAAAATCTTGGAGGGCGAATTTCCGGATTTCATTACCGAGCAGTTTGAGGAGATGCTCGAATATTTTGGCCAGTCCCCCATCATTGTCCGCTCCAGCAGCTTGCTGGAGGACAATTACGGCAATGCCTTTTCCGGCAAATATGAGAGTGTCTTCTGCGCCAACCAAGGCTCGCCCGAAGAACGGCTCCAGGCATTCATGCAGGCCGTGCGCACTGTATATGCCAGCACCATGAGCCGGGAGGGCCTGGAATATCGCCGGCATCATGGCCTGCTTGAACGCGATGAACAAATGGCGCTGCTTGTGCAGCGGGTATCCGGCGAGATGTTCGGCACCACGTATTTTCCCCACCTGGCGGGGGTGGGCTTCTCGTTCAACCCGTTTGTCTGGCATGAGGATATTGACCCGCGGGCGGGGGTGTTGCGGCTGGTTTTTGGTCTGGGCACCCGGGCCGTGGACCGCACCGAGGATGACTACACCCGCCTGGTGGCCCTGAATGTGCCGCTCAAACAACCCGATGCCAAAGGCGGCATTGCCCGTCAATTCACGCAACGCCGCGCTGATTTGCTCGACCTGGCCGCCAATCAACTCACTTCCCGCGAATTCCGAGAACTCGCTCCGCAACTGCCGGCCTCACTGCGCGACTGGCTGGCCTCCGAAGGACAAAGTGGGGAGGGCGACTGGGTGCTTAATTTTGATCCACTGCTGGCGCAAACGCCCCTCGCCACGGACTTGCGCGAAATGCTGCGCACCCTGGAGGAGGCGTATGATTATCCGGTGGATGTCGAATTCACCGTGAATTTTCTTCCCAACGGGCAGTATCGCATCAACTTGCTGCAATGCCGGCCCTTCCAGGTGAAAATCCGCGGTGAAGGCAGCCGGGTGCGGATTCCGGGCCACATCCAGCCCCAGGATGTGGTGCTGGAATCCTCGGGCCCCATCATCGGGCACAGTCTGGCGACGGAGGTGGACCAGATTATCTATGTTGTCCCGCGGGTTTATTCACAAATGAGCATGAGCCAGCGCTATTCCGTGGCGCGCACGGTGGGACGGCTCACCCATTTGCATGCGGAACGGCGGCCGACCATCATGATTATCGGCCCGGGCCGCTGGGGCACGTCCATGCCCTCGCTGGGCGTGCCGGTCTCCTTTGCGGAAATCAACACCGTCTCCGTCATTTGCGAGCTGGCCTTGATGCATGAAGGTCTTATTCCCGACATTTCCCTGGGGACTCACTTTTTCAATGATTTAGTGGAGATGGACATGCTGTATCTGGCCGTGACTCCTGGCAAGGAAGGCTATCGTTTTAACGAAGAGCTGCTGCTTGCGCAAACCAACCGGCTGGCCCAATTGCTACCCTCTGCCGGGGCCCTGGCGGAAGCCATCTGGGTGGTGGAGGGCGGCCAGAACCATGCCCAGTTCTTTCTGAATGTGGATTCCATGTCGCAGAAAGCTCTGGCCTACCGCGAGCAGAAGGCTGATTAA
- a CDS encoding alkaline phosphatase family protein, giving the protein MLCPWLIALETGAAEFPRADYVLLISFDGLSGTHLQAYLQTSPDNFPNFRRLLREGAGTLNGRCDYYASETVPNHTSMLLGRPLYRPEGWPDDAWHGYWNNGWTAGENYHQHGNTNGIYLPSVWDVVHDHGLRTACIVSKTKLLICAESYDAIRGAPDEVGEDNGRNKVDYVLNFPWSFYSNNRWGILRAVTNYLNDVPTHFSFIHFADLDYLGHTFGWSSVSWSNALIEIDGCLGQLMAYLENHPAMSNRTALIITSDHGGGVPDYSHTDPQFALNYTIPFLVWGPGWPAGRNLYTLCSNRFDPETYRVDYLAPLQPIRNGDAANLALAMLGLPPVPGAPLRMGRGEPRLELNVTRHPDKLVVRWPAPAGGYRLESAPRLGDPGAWQPVLEGVMVDEVDWQKILIWQPQEDAPMRWFRLRWDP; this is encoded by the coding sequence ATGTTATGCCCATGGCTCATCGCTCTGGAGACGGGCGCGGCTGAATTTCCGCGGGCGGATTATGTTTTGCTGATTTCCTTTGATGGCCTGAGCGGGACGCATTTGCAGGCGTATCTGCAAACGTCCCCGGATAATTTCCCGAATTTCCGGCGGCTCCTGCGCGAGGGGGCCGGGACCTTAAACGGGCGCTGCGACTACTATGCCTCGGAGACGGTCCCCAATCATACTTCAATGCTTTTGGGACGGCCGCTTTATCGGCCGGAGGGGTGGCCGGACGATGCGTGGCACGGGTATTGGAACAACGGTTGGACGGCCGGCGAAAATTATCACCAGCATGGCAACACCAATGGCATCTATCTGCCGAGCGTGTGGGATGTGGTGCATGACCATGGCCTGCGCACGGCCTGCATCGTGAGCAAGACCAAGCTGCTCATCTGCGCCGAGAGTTATGACGCGATTCGCGGCGCGCCCGATGAGGTGGGTGAGGACAACGGACGCAATAAAGTGGATTATGTCCTGAATTTTCCATGGAGTTTCTACTCCAACAACCGCTGGGGGATTTTGAGGGCAGTGACGAATTACCTGAACGATGTTCCCACCCATTTTTCGTTCATTCATTTTGCAGATTTGGACTACCTGGGGCACACCTTCGGTTGGAGCAGCGTTTCCTGGAGCAATGCATTGATTGAAATTGACGGCTGCCTCGGGCAATTGATGGCCTACCTGGAGAATCATCCAGCCATGAGCAATCGGACCGCCCTGATCATCACTTCAGATCACGGAGGCGGGGTGCCTGATTATTCGCATACCGATCCCCAATTTGCCCTCAATTACACCATTCCCTTTTTGGTGTGGGGTCCGGGCTGGCCGGCGGGGCGCAACCTTTACACGCTTTGCAGCAACCGTTTTGACCCCGAAACTTACCGCGTGGATTACCTGGCCCCCTTGCAACCCATTCGCAACGGCGACGCCGCCAACCTGGCCCTGGCCATGCTCGGCCTGCCTCCGGTGCCGGGGGCGCCACTTCGTATGGGGCGGGGAGAACCTCGCCTTGAATTAAACGTGACGCGCCACCCGGATAAACTGGTGGTGCGCTGGCCGGCGCCGGCGGGCGGGTACCGGCTGGAAAGCGCGCCGCGCCTCGGGGATCCGGGCGCTTGGCAGCCAGTCTTGGAGGGCGTGATGGTGGACGAAGTGGACTGGCAGAAGATTCTGATCTGGCAACCGCAGGAGGATGCACCCATGCGGTGGTTTCGGTTGCGGTGGGATCCCTGA